GAAACGGCAGGAAAGCCCCGTCATCCGCGCCATTTTCGATCAATTCGGCGGCGAAGTCGTCTGGTGACGACACACCCCCGACCCTGAGCAGACACGATTTATGTCAGACGATCTCAATATGGCCGATATGTTCGGCAAGATGATGGACATGCAGCGCAAGATCACCGAAGCGCAGGAGGCCCTCTCCGCGCAGACGGTGACGGCGGAAGCCGGCGGCGGCATGGTCAAGGTCACCGCAAACGGCCAGCAGCGCATCACCCGGATCAAGATCGAGCCGGACGCCGTCGACCCGAGCGACCTGGAGCTGCTGGAGGACCTCATCATCGCCGGCGTGAACAAGGCGCTGGAGGAAGCCGCCCAGTTGGCCCGCGGCGAAATGAGCCGCGCCGCCTCGGGCATGCTGCCGCCCGGCTTCGATCCCAAGCAGTTCGGACTGTAACCGACCGGCATCGCCATGCAATTCACGTCCGAGGCCGTCGAGGCGCTCGTCGAACACTTCACGCGCCTGCCCACGATCGGCCGCAAGACCGCGCATCGGCTCGTCGCGTACATCCTCAAGATGCCCCGGGAGGACGTGGCCGAGATGGCCCGCGCCCTCGTCGCCGTCAAGGACCGCGTCCGCAGCTGCGAGGTGTGTTTCAACGTCTGCGACGACGCGCGCTGTGGGATCTGCACGTCGTCGCGCCGCG
The Rhodothermales bacterium genome window above contains:
- a CDS encoding YbaB/EbfC family nucleoid-associated protein, translating into MSDDLNMADMFGKMMDMQRKITEAQEALSAQTVTAEAGGGMVKVTANGQQRITRIKIEPDAVDPSDLELLEDLIIAGVNKALEEAAQLARGEMSRAASGMLPPGFDPKQFGL